A single region of the Anopheles funestus chromosome X, idAnoFuneDA-416_04, whole genome shotgun sequence genome encodes:
- the LOC125774030 gene encoding uncharacterized protein LOC125774030, which produces MAQQKFFSGLTEGMINRASGERPDRQKTHFYWPDEYAPEPEPSATINGHPLNRRPSEAPIGSSPQPTIERRPDQQPPTTTCVPAVVRDRLPKHAESHIQFYDGVGSSFGELERTKAHERFRIEQFLRQQSEEETGEAARAKRLSTLQSKIEFYDYCTPVNGTSRRNAVPSGRFTTQRPDNGYAASEHERNGEVFEQDAGEDELDFDDRSSYRSSICSSTHTTPTSGHRHHAGSELPEHKRNSQRHLRSSINFHNGCTIADDSEDPKKPVSVRESATNRVGVGLPNL; this is translated from the coding sequence ATGGCACAGCAAAAATTCTTCTCCGGCCTAACCGAGGGTATGATCAATCGGGCATCGGGTGAGCGTCCCGATCGGCAGAAGACACACTTCTACTGGCCGGACGAGTACgcaccggaaccggaaccaTCCGCCACGATCAACGGTCACCCACTCAACCGTCGCCCATCGGAAGCACCGATCGGTTCATCCCCACAGCCAACCATAGAACGACGCCCCGATCAACAGCCACCCACCACCACCTGCGTACCTGCGGTGGTACGTGACCGTCTGCCAAAGCACGCGGAATCGCACATTCAGTTTTACGACGGTGTCGGATCATCGTTCGGTGAGCTGGAGCGCACCAAGGCACACGAGCGTTTCCGAATCGAGCAGTTTTTGCGCCAACAGTCGGAAGAGGAAACGGGCGAAGCAGCACGGGCTAAACGACTCAGCACGCTACAGTCAAAGATTGAGTTCTACGACTACTGTACGCCCGTAAATGGTACATCCCGACGCAATGCTGTCCCGTCCGGTCGGTTTACAACACAGCGCCCGGACAATGGGTACGCAGCTAGTGAGCATGAACGTAATGGGGAAGTTTTCGAGCAGGATGCGGGCGAGGATGAGCTTGATTTCGATGATCGTAGCAGCTACCGTTCGAGCATCTGCTCATCAACGCACACGACCCCAACCAGTGGCCATCGCCACCATGCCGGTTCGGAGCTGCCCGAACACAAGCGTAACTCCCAGCGGCATCTACGGTCCAGCATCAACTTCCACAACGGGTGCACCATCGCGGATGATAGTGAGGACCCAAAGAAACCGGTCAGTGTGCGCGAATCGGCCACAAACCGTGTTGGCGTCGGTTTGCCTAATCTGTAG
- the LOC125771187 gene encoding uncharacterized protein LOC125771187, with translation MPSLWIVWIIFQEYGYSLIASSKLYASTTVPEEVHCRTGGANRTLASSFPVDYQRLQRTKQQHYIDYKLHYGLRYNPSKPNGRNGTQEHPLRERKKFLPPKSPYEPPLLSVFHIISFVNGPCVPRRQSSTVEGNVGLDNHTVWTGVCYHEQECILLNGTPMDSCAGGFGVCCVFRYGCDGRTEQNVSYFHSPHYPLTATDALPCGFTLVLQRTVQQVLLEFLFFELQPPQLGNCIEDQFIVSVQNDQRAYPVLCGINTGQHMYLDIDRAYSHRLYLSAVFNSKQSRAFLVKITQLATPRAPASCLQFYEGVSGVLKSFNYDNNSILVTNRKASYFNNLNYAICIRRQPLFCNAVLTNMDTTNGKENTFQLVNIADDGSSIVPPNQAGVEVFSCPNDFIAINFVRLCGERLNDGSLVADASINKPVTYSSAGPIVIAVQTDQTTVGRGFKLSYTQLVCTNKIR, from the exons atgCCATCTTTATGGATCGTCTGGATCATCTTCCAGGAGTATGGATATTCGCTGATTGCTTCCAGTAAGCTTTACGCTTCAACGACCGTACCGGAGGAAGTACATTGCCGTACGGGTGGTGCTAATCGAACGCTTGCATCATCCTTTCCGGTCGACTATCAACGATTGCAgcgaaccaaacaacaacactacATCGATTACAAGCTACACTACGGGTTACGGTACAACCCAAGTAAACCAAACGGTCGCAACGGTACACAGGAGCATCCTTTGCGTGAACGTAAAAAGTTTCTTCCACCCAAGTCACCGTACGAACCGCCATTGTTGAGCGTGTTTCATATCATTTCGTTCGTGAATGGGCCGTGCGTGCCAAGGCGGCAATCGTCAACAGTGGAGGGAAACGTTGGATTGGACAATCACACCGTTTGGACCGGTGTCTGCTATCACGAGCAGGAATGCATCCTGCTGAACGGCACACCGATGGACAGCTGTGCCGGAGGGTTTGgagtgtgctgtgtgt TTCGGTACGGTTGCGATGGTAGAACGGAGCAGAATGTTAGTTATTTTCACAGCCCCCATTACCCACTGACCGCAACCGATGCATTACCGTGCGGCTTTACCTTGGTACTGCAGCGAACCGTACAGCAAGTGCTGCTAGAGTTTCTGTTCTTTGAACTCCAACCACCGCAGCTGGGTAACTGCATCGAGGATCAGTTTATCGTGTCGGTGCAGAACGATCAGCGTGCTTACCCCGTACTGTGTGGCATCAACACTGGACAGCACA TGTATCTCGACATCGATCGAGCTTACTCGCACCGTTTGTATCTGAGTGCGGTGTTCAACTCAAAACAGTCGAGAGCTTTCCTAGTGAAGATAACGCAG CTTGCTACGCCTCGCGCTCCAGCCAGCTGCCTGCAATTCTATGAGGGCGTGAGTGGTGTACTGAAATCGTTCAACTACGATAACAACTCGATTCTGGTGACGAACCGCAAGGCAAGCTATTTC aaCAATCTTAATTATGCCATCTGCATCCGTAGGCAGCCATTGTTCTGCAATGCCGTGCTGACCAATATGGACACAACAAACGGGAAGGAGAACACATTTCAGTTGGTTAACATAGCGGATG ATGGGAGCAGTATTGTCCCACCCAACCAGGCGGGTGTGGAGGTGTTTAGCTGTCCGAATGATTTCATCGCCATCAATTTCGTACGGCTGTGCGGTGAGCGTTTGAATGATGGAAGTCTTGTGGCAGATGCCAGCATCAACAAGCCCGTTACGTATAGTAGCGCCGGTCCGATAGTAATAGCCGTGCAGACCGACCAAACCACGGTTGGTCGCGGATTTAAGCTTTCATACACGCAGCTCGTTTGTACAAACAAAATACGTTAG